The proteins below come from a single Anderseniella sp. Alg231-50 genomic window:
- a CDS encoding transmembrane anchor protein translates to MYNSPVPPKPELPTSAQLLKSTLVAAGVAATLLVTVVLPSEYNIDPTGAGKMLGLKQMGEIKSQLAEEAEADRQRDSRKPVQLNVPTSGQQSSTVSFGQLLASLFVTPAHAHDGKDQYDPQSGETSVKLAPGEGLEVKLEMHKGDVVEFDWTANGAVVNFNHHGEAEGESVVYEKGRAVADKQGQFQALFDGEHGWWWRNRTGEDVTITLRTNGRYGDIKEYR, encoded by the coding sequence ATGTACAATTCACCGGTTCCACCAAAACCAGAATTGCCGACGTCCGCTCAACTGCTGAAGTCCACGCTTGTTGCTGCCGGAGTGGCGGCGACATTGCTGGTGACGGTGGTCCTGCCGTCCGAGTACAACATCGATCCGACCGGTGCCGGCAAGATGCTGGGCCTGAAGCAGATGGGTGAGATCAAGTCGCAACTTGCCGAAGAGGCCGAGGCGGACAGGCAGCGTGATTCCAGGAAGCCGGTGCAGCTGAATGTACCGACAAGCGGCCAGCAGTCGAGCACTGTCAGTTTCGGTCAGTTGCTCGCAAGCCTGTTCGTGACACCTGCCCATGCACATGACGGCAAGGACCAGTATGATCCGCAATCCGGTGAGACATCGGTAAAACTGGCGCCGGGCGAAGGCCTGGAAGTAAAGCTTGAGATGCACAAGGGTGATGTCGTCGAATTCGACTGGACAGCCAATGGTGCCGTGGTCAACTTCAATCACCATGGTGAGGCTGAAGGCGAGTCAGTGGTATATGAAAAGGGTCGCGCGGTAGCGGATAAACAGGGTCAGTTCCAGGCATTGTTCGATGGTGAACACGGCTGGTGGTGGCGCAACCGGACCGGTGAAGATGTGACCATAACCCTGCGCACCAACGGCCGGTACGGCGATATCAAGGAGTATCGTTAG
- a CDS encoding MerR family transcriptional regulator: MTVTMATTKIANLLNELSQVNGVSSKSLMTIGEVSKNLDMTPRTIRFYEQSGIVTPHRSGRFRLFSYKDICSLRLSKQLRSLGMEVKDIASLVQTASAGGLDIDYNDLLLKTLSSRLESLGSELRAAEDRFSSCQQALNELTGKISADKRARK, translated from the coding sequence ATGACCGTTACGATGGCCACTACCAAGATTGCGAACTTGCTGAATGAACTTTCGCAAGTCAACGGAGTGAGCAGCAAGTCTTTGATGACAATCGGAGAGGTGTCGAAGAATTTGGACATGACGCCCCGGACCATTCGGTTCTACGAGCAATCGGGCATCGTGACCCCGCACAGGAGCGGACGGTTTCGATTGTTCAGTTACAAGGACATCTGTTCCCTGCGATTGTCAAAGCAACTTCGGTCGCTGGGCATGGAAGTCAAGGACATCGCCAGCCTTGTACAGACCGCTTCAGCCGGCGGCCTCGACATTGACTACAACGATCTTCTTCTGAAAACGCTGAGCTCCCGGCTGGAATCTCTTGGATCGGAACTGCGTGCCGCCGAAGACCGCTTTTCCAGTTGCCAGCAGGCATTGAATGAACTGACCGGCAAGATCTCTGCAGACAAGCGTGCCCGGAAGTGA
- a CDS encoding TfuA-like protein, with protein MKVLFTGPTLASQLPTIEQRGSAIDIRGPAAWGDVAQAVHDGATRIGIVDGYFEQTRSVWHKEIIFALSHGVKIAGAASLGALRAAECAPFGMIAIGTIANDYISGALVDDSDVALVHAPAEVNYLALSEPRVNVIATLNAMAKENLLSTTEWKNAKAVADRMFYAELSLRAVFSNMQIMNANRIERLIELAKVKYVDQKQVDALELVDWLQSDIDVPAATGKPWAFNQTTQWLEMREAMDSHDG; from the coding sequence ATGAAAGTCCTGTTTACCGGCCCAACCCTTGCCAGCCAGTTGCCGACCATAGAACAGCGCGGTTCAGCAATTGACATCCGCGGACCGGCCGCGTGGGGTGACGTGGCACAGGCCGTTCATGACGGTGCGACCAGGATTGGCATCGTCGATGGATACTTCGAGCAAACCAGATCTGTGTGGCACAAGGAGATCATTTTTGCCCTGTCGCACGGCGTCAAGATTGCCGGAGCGGCAAGCCTGGGCGCGTTGCGCGCGGCAGAGTGCGCCCCGTTCGGCATGATCGCGATCGGCACCATTGCGAATGACTACATCTCGGGCGCACTGGTCGATGATTCCGATGTGGCGCTTGTGCATGCCCCTGCCGAAGTCAATTATCTGGCATTGTCCGAGCCCCGGGTAAATGTGATTGCCACACTCAACGCAATGGCGAAGGAAAATCTGCTTTCCACAACTGAGTGGAAAAACGCCAAGGCTGTTGCCGACAGGATGTTCTACGCCGAACTCAGTCTGCGCGCAGTATTTTCAAACATGCAGATCATGAATGCAAACCGCATCGAACGGCTGATTGAATTGGCCAAGGTCAAGTACGTAGACCAGAAGCAGGTAGATGCCCTGGAACTGGTTGACTGGCTTCAGTCTGACATAGACGTACCTGCAGCAACTGGAAAGCCCTGGGCATTCAACCAGACAACACAATGGCTCGAAATGCGCGAGGCGATGGATTCACACGATGGATAA
- a CDS encoding YcaO-like family protein codes for MMVPKQEMRTSYPANDRICGSRRTLSRIRPHFPALGITRLGELTGLDNLGLPIAFATRPNSLSLSVSLGKGADLDSAMVSAAMEAAETAIAEMPPKELVRLSISEVGTKGCRAVDVHRIARCHPHRLNLEDKISWIEALDLISGDRFLIPWSLVGLDHRLSPPEFNNAFYVTSDGLASGNNRGEAIFHGICELVERDALASWQFAGTDEIRRSQVTVTGDEDPRLPVILEAIAASNTSLQVYEMPTDTGIPCIMAMLDATRQQGAVAGSAMCGGCGCHPSYGHAIVKAITEAAQARLALVAGARDDFCARHYEPEDTVRLPAAGHGKRPFRKRETAAVSGQFGDGPHDMDTNVSDVAGTLAKVGVDQLFAVELPAQQFGISAVRVIATELQVPLQGERVQVTPRGLRNLKAAAA; via the coding sequence ATGATGGTCCCGAAGCAGGAAATGCGGACATCGTATCCGGCGAACGACCGCATATGCGGATCGCGTCGCACATTGTCCAGGATCCGTCCTCATTTCCCCGCTTTGGGAATCACCAGGCTCGGCGAGTTGACCGGATTGGACAATCTGGGCCTGCCCATAGCCTTTGCCACCCGGCCAAACTCGCTTAGCCTGTCCGTAAGTTTGGGCAAGGGTGCCGATCTCGACTCCGCGATGGTGTCAGCGGCAATGGAAGCGGCAGAAACCGCGATCGCGGAGATGCCACCGAAAGAACTGGTCAGGCTGTCAATATCCGAAGTGGGCACCAAAGGGTGCCGGGCGGTGGATGTCCACCGTATTGCCCGTTGTCACCCTCATCGCCTGAATCTGGAAGACAAGATATCCTGGATTGAAGCGCTCGATCTGATATCGGGCGACCGGTTTCTGATCCCGTGGAGTCTGGTAGGCCTGGATCACCGGCTCAGCCCGCCGGAATTCAACAACGCATTTTACGTTACCTCGGACGGGCTTGCATCCGGCAACAACCGCGGCGAGGCGATATTTCACGGCATCTGCGAACTCGTTGAACGTGACGCTCTGGCATCCTGGCAATTTGCAGGCACTGACGAAATCAGACGGTCACAGGTGACGGTTACGGGCGATGAAGACCCGCGTCTGCCGGTTATCCTGGAAGCCATAGCGGCTTCAAACACATCTTTGCAGGTCTACGAAATGCCCACCGACACCGGAATTCCCTGCATCATGGCAATGCTGGACGCGACACGCCAGCAAGGCGCGGTCGCCGGATCGGCGATGTGCGGAGGGTGCGGCTGTCATCCGTCATACGGGCATGCCATTGTGAAAGCCATAACTGAAGCTGCCCAGGCCCGGCTCGCTCTTGTTGCCGGCGCGCGCGACGATTTCTGCGCAAGACACTATGAGCCGGAAGATACGGTAAGACTGCCGGCTGCAGGCCACGGCAAGCGGCCATTCCGAAAAAGAGAGACAGCCGCGGTGTCGGGTCAGTTCGGCGATGGTCCGCACGACATGGACACAAACGTGTCTGATGTGGCGGGAACACTGGCCAAAGTAGGTGTTGACCAGCTTTTCGCTGTCGAATTACCCGCGCAACAATTCGGTATCAGCGCCGTACGTGTCATCGCCACTGAACTGCAGGTACCTCTTCAGGGCGAACGGGTGCAAGTCACACCTAGAGGGTTGCGGAACCTGAAGGCGGCAGCAGCATGA
- a CDS encoding BTAD domain-containing putative transcriptional regulator, with product MEQINRKVREPIYMVSAFGYPHASVDGRAISVPEKLPIALAVLASQPDRMLSQRHLVSMLWGNADRAKANASFRQFLVKVRKLEKQYGGGLLVKSGKLVSYDCATVQVDLEKVLANDIVEDARNGNYSRLAAFVGTLGSPLLQGAGIDTHEFEDWYYELTNKLLNAKTAALSALMDHETEPSQVENIANALLQLDPSNEAAYRALMKLWCELGNHTKALKVYNDCCQVLLTDYGIKPSLSTEQLATTMGIKDPASSPVLAPFTAAGNARGGEPGNQPGQVEQTQRIGAPRMILLPPRMVIGADPSVQLIEALLDDITAGLTRYRSIAVLAAHSGRMASQDSNRDFDAIGKRFGVDYILSTIVTADDAGPTATFLLLDAHTSESLMALDKRLSEDQLPKLFSRLSFEIVRQLVSTIERREIATPKTTDNSSAYRYFLNGRRLMWHSDLPEIRKARNSFRRSMNEAENFAPAYSGLSRTLSMERLVRGMSSSDLLIESLEFANKSIRLDPMDGRGLRELGFTNLYLRRHDQSLENFAAAADLTPNDADMLADYADALSHAGQGAEALAICLQAKASNPDPPAYYDWIHASILYQLSAYRAAITILKPHRKNPGIARLLAASYAMSGDLDTASQYGTTVRENYPSFELSRLSELVPDKNANDTRHLIEGLRMAGLS from the coding sequence GTGGAGCAGATCAATCGCAAAGTGCGCGAACCAATCTATATGGTGAGTGCATTCGGCTATCCGCACGCAAGTGTGGATGGCAGGGCGATTTCTGTACCCGAGAAACTGCCCATAGCTCTCGCCGTCCTGGCAAGCCAGCCGGATCGCATGTTGAGCCAACGGCATCTGGTATCCATGCTTTGGGGCAATGCTGACAGGGCCAAAGCCAATGCCAGTTTCCGGCAATTCCTGGTCAAGGTCAGAAAGCTGGAGAAGCAATATGGCGGCGGTTTGCTGGTCAAATCCGGCAAGCTCGTTTCCTACGACTGCGCAACCGTACAGGTTGATCTCGAAAAGGTGCTTGCAAATGATATTGTCGAAGATGCCAGAAACGGCAACTATTCGCGTCTTGCAGCCTTTGTCGGTACGCTTGGCTCGCCGCTGCTCCAGGGTGCCGGTATTGATACCCATGAATTCGAAGATTGGTACTACGAGCTCACAAACAAGCTTCTGAACGCCAAGACTGCGGCACTTTCCGCACTGATGGACCACGAAACCGAGCCCAGCCAGGTTGAGAATATTGCCAATGCGCTTCTGCAACTGGATCCCAGCAACGAAGCCGCCTACAGGGCCTTGATGAAACTCTGGTGCGAGTTGGGAAACCACACCAAGGCTCTGAAGGTCTACAATGACTGTTGTCAGGTTTTGTTGACCGACTATGGCATTAAACCAAGCCTGTCGACCGAACAGCTTGCCACCACCATGGGTATCAAGGACCCCGCCTCCAGCCCGGTATTGGCACCCTTCACAGCTGCGGGCAACGCGCGCGGCGGCGAACCCGGAAACCAGCCGGGGCAGGTTGAACAGACACAGCGAATAGGCGCACCTCGAATGATCCTGTTGCCACCGCGTATGGTCATAGGCGCAGATCCATCGGTGCAACTGATAGAAGCGCTGCTTGATGATATTACTGCGGGCCTGACCCGGTATCGCAGTATTGCCGTACTTGCTGCCCATAGCGGGCGCATGGCCAGCCAGGACAGCAATCGCGACTTCGATGCAATCGGCAAGCGTTTTGGTGTCGACTATATTCTCTCCACTATCGTGACCGCCGACGATGCCGGGCCAACTGCGACCTTCCTTTTGCTTGATGCGCACACAAGCGAAAGCTTGATGGCTCTGGATAAACGGTTGTCGGAGGATCAACTGCCGAAGCTGTTTTCGCGACTGAGTTTCGAGATTGTCCGCCAGTTGGTATCGACGATTGAGCGTCGTGAAATTGCAACTCCCAAGACAACCGACAACAGCAGTGCATACCGCTATTTTCTCAATGGCCGCCGTTTGATGTGGCACTCCGATCTGCCGGAGATCAGAAAGGCGCGCAACAGTTTTCGCCGTTCGATGAACGAAGCTGAAAACTTTGCACCAGCCTATTCCGGACTGTCTCGAACCTTGAGCATGGAAAGACTGGTGCGCGGCATGTCGTCCAGCGATCTGCTCATCGAATCACTCGAATTTGCCAACAAATCGATCCGGCTGGACCCGATGGACGGGCGTGGACTGCGTGAACTTGGCTTTACCAATCTGTATCTGCGACGCCATGATCAAAGCCTTGAAAACTTTGCTGCCGCGGCAGACCTGACCCCAAATGATGCGGATATGCTTGCCGACTATGCCGATGCTCTTTCACATGCCGGACAAGGTGCGGAAGCACTTGCAATCTGTTTGCAGGCAAAGGCTTCCAACCCGGACCCGCCAGCTTATTACGACTGGATACACGCCAGCATCCTCTACCAGCTTTCTGCCTACCGGGCAGCTATCACGATACTGAAGCCGCACCGGAAAAACCCCGGCATCGCCCGTTTGCTCGCCGCATCGTATGCCATGTCAGGAGACCTGGACACCGCAAGCCAATACGGCACAACCGTCCGTGAAAACTATCCGAGCTTCGAACTCAGCCGGCTAAGTGAACTCGTTCCAGACAAAAATGCAAATGATACCAGGCACTTGATCGAAGGCCTGCGCATGGCCGGTTTGTCTTAA
- a CDS encoding PilZ domain-containing protein has translation MNISKSGDGLLTAQQLFNEQDLSEDPPFDFSYATSGTAAADLGSPGTPKRTHEVSNAIGNVAGIAYLTAATTDLAIAVDETMTSRDSYADLQLYLPTEVGDLRKPLASLLKNVDEDYDLGDIMLLPARMQFGMRMATKLAGDPADKRISSDVFADAWKHIASGMLEASDLCDHVQSKCEQKIYDLSLPAGLLSNVLSGKHPCLDRSGRLSVPNWAERRGSKRYPCRVEVSVVSEQRTQSGTIKNFSAEGLGITGLSGIGINERVTIKRVVGDDITGRIQRIDKNWAGVVMDKGLFFDDPFYSLVSNQKTLPK, from the coding sequence ATGAATATTTCAAAATCCGGAGACGGTTTATTGACGGCGCAGCAACTATTTAACGAACAAGATTTATCTGAAGATCCGCCCTTCGACTTCAGCTATGCTACGTCCGGGACAGCCGCAGCGGACCTGGGTTCACCCGGCACGCCCAAACGCACGCATGAAGTGTCAAATGCTATCGGCAACGTAGCGGGGATCGCTTATCTGACTGCCGCGACTACTGATCTGGCGATTGCCGTCGACGAAACAATGACGTCGCGGGACTCATATGCAGATTTGCAGTTGTACCTGCCCACCGAGGTCGGTGATTTGCGCAAACCCCTGGCTTCACTGCTCAAGAACGTTGATGAAGACTATGATCTCGGAGACATAATGCTGTTGCCGGCCAGAATGCAGTTTGGCATGCGTATGGCAACAAAACTAGCGGGCGATCCTGCAGACAAGAGGATCTCAAGCGACGTCTTCGCCGATGCCTGGAAACACATTGCAAGCGGCATGCTGGAGGCTTCGGACCTTTGTGATCATGTCCAGTCAAAATGTGAGCAGAAGATTTACGATCTATCACTGCCTGCCGGACTGCTCAGCAACGTGCTGTCCGGCAAACACCCGTGCCTGGATCGTTCCGGCCGGCTGTCCGTTCCGAATTGGGCGGAGCGCAGAGGGTCGAAGAGGTATCCATGCCGGGTCGAGGTCAGTGTCGTTTCAGAGCAGCGAACACAATCCGGCACAATCAAGAACTTCTCCGCAGAGGGCCTTGGTATAACCGGTCTCAGCGGTATCGGGATCAATGAGAGGGTAACGATCAAAAGAGTGGTCGGTGATGATATTACCGGTCGAATCCAGCGGATCGACAAGAACTGGGCCGGTGTGGTGATGGACAAGGGACTGTTTTTCGACGATCCGTTTTACAGCCTGGTTTCAAACCAAAAAACACTACCCAAGTGA
- a CDS encoding DUF2061 domain-containing protein, with product MDTTTRLIVKSATWQIAGFVMMMLIGFLFTSSIVASGGIAIAGSITGFLSYFLHEMVWSKISWGRKDNLGAESLPRST from the coding sequence ATGGACACCACAACCAGACTTATCGTCAAATCAGCCACCTGGCAGATCGCAGGGTTTGTCATGATGATGCTCATCGGTTTTCTGTTCACAAGCTCGATTGTGGCCAGCGGCGGCATAGCAATCGCCGGCTCAATAACCGGGTTTTTGAGCTATTTTCTGCATGAGATGGTCTGGTCGAAAATCAGCTGGGGGCGCAAGGACAACCTAGGAGCAGAATCCCTGCCCCGAAGCACTTGA
- a CDS encoding helix-turn-helix domain-containing protein, whose protein sequence is MDKRDRSEVFRNRLLDAMARNNVSRSALARKTGVDRSTIGQLLKDDLPRLPNAQLAADAASALGVSTDWLLGLTGRPERPGDIVAAAMSLSPAERLSADAQLMQWYREAAGYKVRHVPATLPDILKTERMLDWEYSSFRDQRLVLAINAMRSQLEWLQSGVSDYEIALPVHELEACAAGTAYYAGVEQNVRLEQLSFIAKLCRDMFPRLRLFLFDAHKVFSAPVTVFGPNLAVIYVGQCYLAFRESQRVRSLTDHFDWLVREATVDAREVPDYIGSLVDD, encoded by the coding sequence ATGGACAAACGTGACCGATCAGAGGTTTTCAGGAATCGCCTCCTGGATGCGATGGCCCGCAACAATGTGTCCCGCAGTGCACTGGCCAGGAAAACCGGCGTTGACCGGTCGACGATCGGCCAGCTTCTGAAAGATGACCTGCCGCGCCTGCCCAATGCTCAACTCGCAGCCGATGCAGCCTCGGCACTGGGTGTCAGCACAGATTGGCTGTTGGGCCTCACGGGCCGTCCGGAACGGCCTGGTGACATTGTTGCAGCGGCGATGTCTCTCAGTCCGGCTGAACGGCTCTCGGCTGATGCCCAGCTCATGCAATGGTACCGGGAGGCGGCCGGTTACAAGGTGCGCCATGTCCCCGCAACCCTGCCGGACATTCTGAAAACAGAAAGAATGCTGGACTGGGAATATTCTTCGTTTCGCGATCAACGCCTGGTTCTGGCGATCAATGCGATGCGCAGCCAACTGGAATGGCTGCAGTCGGGCGTGTCGGATTACGAAATTGCCCTGCCTGTCCACGAACTGGAAGCCTGCGCGGCGGGAACGGCTTATTACGCAGGCGTTGAACAGAATGTCCGGCTTGAACAACTGAGCTTTATCGCAAAGCTGTGCCGCGACATGTTTCCCAGGCTGCGCCTGTTCCTGTTCGATGCCCATAAGGTGTTCAGTGCGCCTGTCACCGTCTTCGGGCCGAACCTGGCTGTTATCTATGTTGGCCAATGCTACCTGGCCTTCCGCGAAAGTCAGCGGGTGCGCTCGCTGACAGATCATTTTGACTGGCTGGTACGCGAGGCAACGGTGGATGCCCGTGAGGTTCCTGACTATATCGGGTCTCTTGTGGACGATTGA
- a CDS encoding MHYT domain-containing protein, whose amino-acid sequence MLTFTYDVTLVAAALCISMIAAFTGLTLTSGLSALSHVKRKVFVSMAALALGGGIWSTHFVAMLALELPVDIGYDPLLTLASAMFAILLVGMALLLMHFGKRTLQNIIVAGLLVGAGILSMHYVGMLGIRGCIPQFATAGKMLSGLAAAIMGIAAIWISYARRTQGSVLTGTIVFGLSVVITHFIAMYWTGFARLPAGVAIEPSIHNSQLAMIVTLAAFVICGAFLLSASTFALQAAGPGGTQTPPGVAFADMPFEAAAASAIRSEADAIAGPGGAVSAFPPGTNTASAQANLQVPFERENKIYFVKCDEIAAVRAEGHYTLLYARGKKLFCPWSITKSVANLPAPMFFQTHRSYLVNTARITAFERRKDTGVCILRDEAIDSVPVSRSKVGALRDLLDL is encoded by the coding sequence ATGCTGACATTTACCTACGATGTTACACTTGTTGCGGCAGCATTGTGTATTTCCATGATTGCCGCGTTCACCGGCCTAACCTTGACCAGCGGTCTGTCTGCGCTTTCCCATGTCAAACGGAAAGTCTTTGTCAGCATGGCCGCCCTGGCGCTTGGAGGTGGCATCTGGTCGACGCATTTCGTGGCAATGCTGGCGTTGGAGCTGCCCGTTGATATTGGGTATGATCCGCTGCTGACGCTTGCCTCGGCAATGTTCGCGATCTTGCTGGTCGGCATGGCTCTGCTGCTGATGCATTTCGGCAAGCGCACCTTGCAGAACATCATTGTTGCAGGCCTGCTGGTGGGCGCAGGTATCCTTTCCATGCACTATGTCGGTATGCTGGGCATACGCGGCTGCATCCCGCAATTTGCAACTGCCGGCAAGATGCTGTCAGGCCTGGCAGCCGCGATCATGGGCATTGCAGCCATCTGGATTTCCTATGCACGCAGGACACAAGGCTCGGTATTGACCGGAACAATCGTGTTTGGCCTGTCGGTGGTGATCACCCATTTTATCGCCATGTACTGGACCGGGTTTGCCCGGCTGCCTGCAGGGGTTGCAATAGAGCCGTCGATACACAACAGCCAGCTGGCGATGATCGTGACACTTGCCGCTTTTGTAATTTGCGGGGCTTTCCTGCTGTCGGCTTCGACATTCGCCCTGCAGGCAGCCGGGCCAGGCGGCACTCAAACACCGCCCGGAGTTGCTTTCGCCGATATGCCGTTTGAAGCCGCCGCAGCATCAGCCATCCGCTCGGAGGCAGATGCCATAGCGGGGCCGGGGGGAGCAGTTTCCGCATTTCCCCCCGGTACGAACACCGCGTCTGCACAGGCGAACCTGCAGGTGCCGTTTGAACGTGAGAACAAAATCTATTTTGTGAAATGCGATGAAATAGCTGCGGTGAGGGCGGAAGGACATTACACCCTGCTTTATGCCCGGGGTAAAAAGCTGTTCTGCCCCTGGTCAATCACCAAGTCTGTGGCAAATCTTCCCGCGCCGATGTTCTTTCAGACCCACCGCAGTTACCTGGTCAATACCGCAAGGATAACAGCTTTTGAGCGCCGCAAGGATACCGGTGTGTGTATCCTGCGGGATGAGGCGATCGACAGCGTACCGGTCAGCCGGTCCAAGGTCGGCGCCTTGCGCGATTTGCTGGACCTGTAG
- a CDS encoding FAD binding domain-containing protein has translation MIPGTFEYYRPSDLPEAIKLLTTHGDDARVMAGGHSLIPMMKLRMADIPHLVDLQDIDALQGMEVGSDSIRIGAMVTQHELIADEALFKAAPIIREAALQIADPQVRYVGTVGGNVANGDPGNDMPGLMQCLDAVFSVQGPDGSRDIAAREFYEAAYFTARADDEILTSVSFKPHPAGYAYEKQKRKIGDYATAASAVLIAKDGEICSQASIAMTNLSDTPIYSTAASGALTGSSLDAAAVSAAVDAALADIDPAEDGRGPVEFKKHVAGVILRRAIERAIARA, from the coding sequence ATGATACCAGGTACTTTTGAATACTATCGCCCGTCGGACCTGCCGGAAGCGATCAAGCTGCTGACGACGCACGGCGATGATGCGCGCGTGATGGCGGGTGGCCACAGCCTGATCCCGATGATGAAGCTGCGCATGGCTGACATTCCCCATCTGGTGGACCTGCAGGACATAGATGCATTGCAGGGCATGGAGGTCGGCAGTGACAGCATCCGCATTGGCGCCATGGTGACACAGCACGAACTGATTGCCGACGAGGCGCTGTTCAAGGCTGCGCCCATCATTCGCGAAGCGGCCCTGCAGATTGCCGACCCGCAGGTGCGCTATGTCGGAACGGTTGGCGGCAATGTGGCCAATGGCGACCCGGGCAACGACATGCCGGGCCTGATGCAGTGTCTCGACGCGGTGTTTTCCGTGCAAGGTCCCGATGGCTCACGCGACATCGCCGCGCGGGAGTTTTACGAAGCGGCCTATTTCACCGCGCGCGCAGACGACGAAATACTGACATCCGTTTCCTTCAAGCCGCACCCGGCCGGGTATGCATATGAAAAACAGAAACGGAAAATCGGCGATTACGCCACAGCCGCCTCGGCGGTGCTGATTGCCAAGGACGGCGAGATTTGCAGCCAGGCGTCGATTGCCATGACCAACCTGTCCGATACGCCGATTTACAGCACCGCTGCGTCGGGCGCACTGACCGGTTCCTCACTGGATGCAGCTGCAGTTTCCGCTGCTGTTGATGCAGCACTCGCTGATATCGATCCAGCCGAAGACGGCAGGGGCCCAGTTGAATTCAAGAAACATGTGGCAGGCGTGATTTTGCGTCGCGCGATCGAGCGCGCCATTGCACGCGCCTGA
- a CDS encoding 2Fe-2S iron-sulfur cluster-binding protein, protein MSKMHIKMTVNGKQVETLAEPRELLIHVLRERLDLTGPHIGCETSHCGACTVDMNGKSVKSCTVFAAQANGADVTTIEGLGTPDNLHVLQEMFKEHHGLQCGFCTPGMITRAHRFLQENPNPTEEEVRFGMAGNLCRCTGYQNIVKAIMAAASEMNAAREAAQ, encoded by the coding sequence ATGTCAAAAATGCACATCAAGATGACGGTGAACGGCAAGCAGGTGGAAACGCTTGCCGAACCCCGTGAACTGCTGATCCACGTTTTGCGAGAGCGGCTGGACCTCACAGGCCCCCATATCGGTTGCGAAACTTCCCATTGCGGCGCCTGCACCGTCGACATGAACGGCAAGTCGGTGAAATCCTGCACGGTGTTCGCAGCACAGGCCAATGGCGCTGACGTGACCACGATTGAAGGTCTCGGGACGCCGGACAACCTGCACGTGCTGCAGGAGATGTTCAAGGAACACCATGGCTTGCAGTGCGGGTTCTGTACCCCCGGCATGATCACCCGTGCGCACCGGTTCCTGCAGGAAAACCCCAACCCGACCGAAGAGGAAGTGCGTTTCGGCATGGCGGGTAACCTGTGTCGCTGCACCGGCTACCAGAACATCGTCAAGGCCATCATGGCGGCAGCGTCTGAAATGAATGCAGCCAGGGAGGCGGCACAATGA